A single genomic interval of Penicillium psychrofluorescens genome assembly, chromosome: 2 harbors:
- a CDS encoding uncharacterized protein (ID:PFLUO_002672-T1.cds;~source:funannotate), whose amino-acid sequence MTSDPDYFINVPPVSETERQAPDYPPRPDLLDKVAFGPYISADDARLACRAWFEQDRCLGKAWKDHKNRGFPIQLPDVIPQDHDPRVINGLATNVYEHLMGDPLFYVVRWEEDNLVAQTGGLSELFDEIRDKVAIRDENVRDSKYWTNSVLNAELRKRGLQVAKPMKEKLSAKDARRENQDRLINDELAKCYSFQSQSDLSHWGINRLEKYRVHPATDPNMTPLDMYTFAIHLSPYNPTYWLSRAYCHYQQEFFDLAIGDAYRAQLLCEVVTDDLARNKQPGLYPRIWHAVEQHFIAIPQYGFDWKPEIMVYMRKNGITNFIPTVQKAAFHITSLSLASLNCWDDVEVQYRLFRSTLSSSESDRDQRVVEERRRLTKPSAERWQKEKGKQNLFLFESRYGAIKGTRRYPYEEEVDRVDPNFRDVLSRCLFEAPPGTPNPPTWNCEVKQVPDSQGLGVFATEIINQGGIIFCEEPTIRGHLDMREIRGDKMQRFPPGSNEPVTIKDEDIEYIFQLNDAHGTILSLLLKKVFEITLHRRQQGTDRHLLPHEIDELLVLDGWSEHNDYWTGSNFPFNFAANIQVPFDILSQLGVDIFRDFSFDTWAIQIVLRKLLTNAVVSLDGQWRGRAKSMRPVDQTKPPEESSEHQKMNQNEESLTRWDRSFSNLYLFPGFSMFNHCCAIKKLGDSAKYNADWAYDNVVSNRVVIWAQNTIKPGEEIRLRYRHSAIRPDGPGAIQLFGGPCKCEQCTAAGGAQDAGDLRGAVAAGKDPAPTKEKQVTEERATQQVTEGQGMFRKGNREGDRHADSSGNTGNPGPIVQEEKRLKSLKRKMTKAFLMIEHAEENEATRTLREGKVRRCAGEIVFSDSPF is encoded by the coding sequence ATGACCTCCGACCCAGACTATTTCATCAATGTCCCACCGGTGTCTGAAACGGAGCGACAAGCCCCTGACTACCCGCCACGGCCTGACCTCCTTGACAAGGTAGCGTTCGGCCCGTACATCAGTGCCGATGATGCAAGACTTGCATGTCGCGCGTGGTTCGAGCAGGACCGATGCCTTGGAAAGGCATGGAAGGATCACAAAAACCGTGGCTTTCCAATTCAGTTACCTGATGTAATACCCCAAGATCATGATCCGCGCGTGATCAATGGATTGGCGACCAATGTCTATGAGCATCTGATGGGCGATCCATTGTTTTACGTTGTGCGATGGGAGGAAGATAACCTGGTTGCCCAGACCGGAGGTTTATCGGAATTGTTTGACGAGATCAGAGATAAAGTCGCGATTCGTGACGAGAATGTTCGCGATTCGAAGTACTGGACCAATTCTGTTTTGAACGCCGAgttgaggaagagagggTTACAAGTAGCCAAACCGATGAAGGAAAAGCTGTCAGCAAAGGATGCGAGGCGAGAAAACCAGGACCGCCTCATCAATGACGAGCTTGCCAAATGCTACTCCTTTCAGTCGCAAAGTGATCTGTCGCACTGGGGAATCAATCGACTGGAGAAGTACAGGGTACATCCCGCCACGGACCCGAATATGACGCCGCTCGATATGTACACCTTCGCCATTCACTTGAGTCCATACAACCCAACCTACTGGCTCAGCAGGGCATACTGCCATTACCAACAAGAATTTTTTGATCTGGCCATCGGCGATGCCTATCGCGCCCAACTTCTCTGCGAGGTGGTTACGGACGATCTTGCGAGAAATAAACAACCGGGACTCTACCCGCGCATCTGGCACGCAGTTGAACAACACTTTATAGCAATTCCTCAATATGGCTTTGACTGGAAACCAGAAATTATGGTCTACATGCGCAAGAATGGCATCACCAACTTCATTCCAACAGTTCAGAAAGCGGCCTTCCACATTACGAGTCTCAGCCTCGCATCGCTGAATTGCTGGGATGATGTCGAGGTACAATACCGGCTGTTCCGTTCAACTTTATCTTCCTCCGAGTCTGATCGTGACCAGAGAGTAGTTGAGGAGCGGAGACGACTAACCAAACCCTCTGCAGAACGTTGGCAAAAAGAGAAGGGTAAACAgaacctcttcctcttcgaaAGCCGATACGGAGCAATCAAGGGTACCCGCAGATATCCATACgaggaggaagtcgatcGTGTTGACCCGAATTTCCGCGATGTGCTCAGTCGCTGTCTTTTCGAAGCGCCCCCAGGAACCCCGAACCCCCCAACGTGGAACTGCGAAGTCAAACAAGTGCCCGACAGTCAAGGCCTAGGAGTTTTCGCCACAGAAATTATCAACCAAGGTGGGATTATCTTCTGCGAGGAGCCGACTATTCGGGGTCATCTGGATATGCGAGAAATAAGAGGCGATAAGATGCAACGATTCCCGCCAGGGTCCAACGAACCGGTAACAATTAAAGACGAAGATATTGAATATATATTTCAATTGAACGACGCCCATGGGACTATTCTGAGTCTACTTCTCAAAAAGGTCTTCGAGATCACACTGCACCGACGTCAGCAAGGGACAGACCGGCACTTACTTCCCCACGAGATCGATGAACTCCTTGTTCTGGACGGTTGGTCCGAACATAACGACTACTGGACTGGCAGCAATTTCCCGTTCAACTTTGCCGCCAACATCCAGGTGCCATTCGACATTCTCTCCCAGCTAGGAGTGGACATCTTCCGTGACTTCAGCTTTGACACATGGGCCATCCAAATTGTGCTGCGGAAACTACTCACCAACGCGGTAGTATCCTTGGATGGACAATGGAGAGGCAGGGCCAAAAGCATGCGACCAGTAGACCAGACTAAGCCTCCGGAAGAATCCAGCGAACATCAAAAGATGAATCAAAACGAGGAATCGTTAACTCGATGGGATCggtccttctccaacctctACCTCTTCCCAGGATTCAGCATGTTCAACCACTGCTGTGCCATTAAGAAGCTTGGCGATTCCGCAAAGTATAATGCTGATTGGGCATATGATAATGTGGTCTCCAACCGCGTGGTTATATGGGCACAGAATACTATCAAGCCAGGCGAAGAGATTCGTCTCCGGTACAGGCATTCCGCGATCCGACCAGACGGCCCCGGCGCGATACAGCTGTTTGGAGGGCCTTGCAAGTGTGAACAGTGcacagctgctggaggcgctcAAGATGCTGGAGATTTAAGAGGAGCTGTCGCTGCAGGAAAAGACCCAGCACcgacaaaagaaaagcaGGTGACGGAAGAACGAGCGACGCAACAAGTAACAGAAGGACAAGGCATGTTCCGAAAAGGAAACCGCGAAGGTGACAGACATGCTGACAGTTCAGGAAACACAGGAAATCCCGGACCCATTGTGCAAGAGGAGAAAAGGCTGAAGTCTCTAAAGCGGAAAATGACCAAGGCCTTCCTTATGATTGAGCATGCGGAGGAAAACGAAGCAACGAGGACTTTGAGGGAGGGCAAAGTACGCAGATGCGCTGGAGAGATTGTGTTTTCTGACTCCCCTTTTTGA
- a CDS encoding uncharacterized protein (ID:PFLUO_002673-T1.cds;~source:funannotate), which produces MFGHADRPVLPASRSEPRFPPRHPLSYPKDHTSWGVRFNKKHQRGRDVLRRQPHTTERPYVPPYAHLSSSLSSPATAPLDHKPLPAAPNQRLLSPPTAEDPAFSTPVAPPYTPLPAISPVPAPLPSSPHESGEKSDGYGFPPCANNDPNADHPTSSALGHGTPSDWEHLGSPAQEEFDDRPWFPPRSGIETPTGSQDTVLTPPGYSTGLPGKVRYSVIPVPHEIRKESFKSPISEMDSISQHNFSYSPVSPATVASKKESSFPPIASMRIDTSASSSHSPAPSISLDGGRSKRIDGIIDAWIQPITAITEFPNPDSASLRQQDDQLTPVNEIDPVELPAETLESEEILESEEVPRFSEKSVQVDLGISKMIEEQSNTAVVKDIDPHKDLDPWLRSSLTRYVSMLHKEATADSDHERFEIFAAFTAKETKLREVLYSIDNVQQAGLMAPQLTVRGQTSQPITDSPFGSVQWRHPVSPTAAEDEEDDPDGEESGFSSGGRPILAKRARHTSKSVLRISSFAADREHGNTSRRSSSVPPSLDALRVEVGFSPLVTSPPLPIYTPYQYVEGPQRGSDSLIFDRPAYQGYNDLRRQSAMGGRVMSVSGLSRGRSQSLASPEQLRRQEEEFLGVIRQRSSAYHTMSPKTPASPTHLPETLHSGRPQNPIEDLRNMVWAPMDGQAEISWYATTREELNAISDDFTYIQKIILTSESASLARRKRLDRKRMKRQDRAQKHIDSLFNKNVIGHADINLMEEDFRQGEARVQLDEERREVDSFIEEVFNPLDKRLQTEISVLRRSYDAALDQLDREQKGKAAANERRSPSSAIKMVNEIHNKLEIRFQRRLELALDCERRRKKAERRPLVVIGDTFGLRQLDGDFDQMEKRNILEAARDRDDRANRLMDTFDGAVLHGLGTNRSLLDALAAKTVQLDSTTLLSSSGLPDSEVEQILKSVAKFAARLRADSEEILLKFGDADMALNDADYYVSVAEAWYAKSDPDVFQRLDAEKQKEDLKIQNDLRDRLESIQKSPAEIETTVVHLLQSLGQTSAAAAEDVNVNKQGSSSPLQLSLDHQDRLRKALANAKRRNAARHNN; this is translated from the exons ATGTTCGGACACGCAGACCGTCCCGTTCTTCCAGCCTCACGGTCAGAACCCAGATTCCCACCCCGTCACCCGTTGTCCTACCCCAAGGACCACACATCATGGGGAGTGCGGTTTAACAAGAAGCACCAACGCGGCCGGGATGTACTG CGTCGCCAGCCCCACACAACAGAGAGGCCCTATGTACCTCCGTATGCACACTTATCCTCGTCACTATCTTCCCCGGCGACAGCTCCATTGGATCACAAGCCTCTGCCCGCTGCCCCAAATCAGCGACTGCTCTCACCTCCCACGGCTGAAGATCCGGCATTTTCTACCCCGGTTGCACCGCCATACACACCACTGCCGGCCATCAGCCCGGTCCCAGCACCTCTGCCAAGTTCCCCTCATGAATCAGGAGAGAAGAGCGACGGCTATGGATTTCCACCTTGCGCTAACAATGATCCAAATGCAGACCATCCGACTTCTTCGGCCCTGGGCCATGGCACGCCGTCGGACTGGGAGCACTTGGGTAGTCCGGCACAAGAAGAATTCGATGACCGGCCGTGGTTTCCTCCCAGGAGCGGAATTGAAACGCCCACAGGATCTCAAGACACGGTCCTGACGCCTCCGGGGTACTCCACGGGTCTGCCAGGCAAAGTTCGTTATTCCGTGATTCCTGTGCCACATGAGATCCGCAAAGAGTCTTTCAAAAGCCCTATCTCCGAGATGGATTCCATTTCGCAACACAACTTTTCTTATTCTCCCGTCTCTCCAGCTACTGTGGCTAGCAAGAAGGAGTCTTCGTTTCCACCGATTGCATCGATGCGAATAGACACTAGTGCTTCCTCATCACACAGCCCTGCGCCATCCATTTCCCTGGACGGAGGAAGGTCAAAAAGAATCGACGGGATCATCGACGCATGGATTCAGCCAATTACGGCAATAACTGAATTCCCAAACCCGGATTCGGCCAGCTTGCGACAGCAGGATGATCAGCTGACTCCGGTGAATGAGATTGACCCCGTTGAGTTGCCAGCAGAGACGCTGGAGTCGGAAGAAATCCTGGAGTCTGAAGAAGTTCCCCGGTTTTCCGAGAAGAGTGTGCAAGTGGATCTCGGTATCTCGAAAATGATAGAAGAACAAAGCAACACAGCCGTGGTCAAGGACATAGACCCTCACAAGGATCTCGATCCTTGGCTCAGGTCTTCCCTCACACGCTATGTGTCCATGCTGCACAAAGAGGCGACCGCCGACTCGGATCACGAGAGATTCGAGATTTTTGCGGCTTTCACGGCAAAGGAGACAAAGCTTCGAGAGGTTCTTTACAGTATCGACAACGTCCAACAAGCTGGATTGATGGCTCCGCAACTCACTGTGCGAGGCCAAACTTCACAACCTATAACTGATTCCCCATTCGGTTCCGTCCAATGGCGACATCCTGTCTCCCCTACAGCggcggaagacgaagaagatgacccAGATGGTGAAGAAAGTGGATTTAGCTCAGGAGGACGACCAATCCTCGCCAAGAGAGCCCGTCACACTTCAAAATCTGTCCTGAGAATTTCTTCCTTTGCGGCCGATAGGGAGCACGGGAACACCTCTCGTCGGTCTAGCTCTGTTCCACCCTCACTGGATGCGTTGCGAGTTGAAGTAGGCTTCAGCCCTCTAGTCACGAGCCCTCCACTGCCCATTTATACGCCATACCAGTACGTCGAGGGACCTCAGCGAGGCTCAGACAGCTTGATCTTTGATCGGCCGGCGTACCAAGGGTATAATGATCTGCGGCGACAATCCGCCATGGGTGGTCGAGTCATGTCGGTTTCAGGGCTTTCCCGTGGGAGGTCCCAATCTTTGGCTTCTCCTGAGCAACTCAGAAGACAAGAGGAAGAGTTCCTCGGGGTTATCCGCCAGAGAAGCAGCGCTTACCACACAATGTCACCGAAAACCCCTGCATCTCCTACACACCTACCCGAAACTTTGCATAGTGGCCGACCTCAGAATCCCATTGAAGATCTACGGAACATGGTCTGGGCGCCTATGGATGGACAAGCCGAAATTTCATGGTACGCAACAACAAGAGAGGAACTGAACGCAATTTCGGATGACTTCACATACATTCAGAAGATCATCCTGACCTCCGAATCAGCCTCGTTAGCTCGTCGAAAGAGGCTGGACCGAAAACGCATGAAGCGCCAGGATCGTGCGCAGAAGCACATCGATAGTCTCTTCAATAAAAATGTAATCGGACATGCGGATATCAATctgatggaagaagatttCCGACAAGGCGAAGCGCGCGTTCAACTGGATGAGGAACGGCGCGAAGTGGACAGCTTCATTGAAGAGGTCTTTAACCCTTTGGATAAACGTTTGCAAACCGAGATCTCCGTCCTACGCAGGTCCTACGATGCGGctcttgatcagctcgaccGCGAACAAAAAGGCAAAGCTGCGGCTAACGAGCGGCGTAGCCCGTCCAGCGCTATCAAGATGGTCAACGAAATCCACAACAAGCTTGAGATTCGATTCCAGAGGCGCCTAGAGCTTGCCCTGGACTGTGAGCGGCGCCGGAAGAAGGCTGAGCGGCGTCCACTGGTGGTTATCGGTGATACGTTTGGTCTACGACAACTCGACGGAGACTTTGACCAGATGGAGAAACGAAATATTCTGGAGGCGGCACGGGACCGCGACGACCGAGCCAACCGGCTTATGGATACTTTTGACGGAGCAGTCCTTCACGGCCTAGGTACGAATCGAAGCCTCCTAGATGCGCTTGCCGCAAAGACAGTCCAACTGGACTCCACaaccctcctctcctcttCTGGACTCCCAGATTCTGAAGTTGAACAGATTCTCAAGTCCGTGGCGAAATTTGCCGCGCGGCTTCGCGCCGACTCCGAAGAGATTCTACTCAAATTCGGAGATGCAGACATGGCTCTCAACGATGCGGACTACTACGTCTCCGTCGCCGAAGCGTGGTATGCAAAGTCGGACCCCGATGTATTTCAACGATTAGATgctgaaaaacaaaaagaggACCTCAAAATTCAGAACGACCTCCGCGACAGACTGGAAAGTATTCAGAAAAGCCCCGCCGAGATTGAGACGACAGTTGTGCATCTTCTGCAGTCTTTGGGGCaaacctccgccgccgccgccgaagacGTGAATGTGAACAAGCAAGGCAGCTCGTCACCACTCCAGCTCAGCCTGGATCACCAAGACAGATTGCGGAAGGCGCTGGCCAATGCGAAGCGGCGCAATGCAGCTCGACACAACAATTGA
- a CDS encoding uncharacterized protein (ID:PFLUO_002674-T1.cds;~source:funannotate): protein MSAPTRQFHRLSIGRDMAGTRAQARRARTAGPDPPDDDSDHDDEGDDEGADSSLDESSSEAEESEDESTSASAVLAGSGITYDLAQLDSESEARALVGLTGQFDVVNCRATRVGYEFQLSDRPQVHLGPDSYVCTCPTFQSRPDVACQHIFWILDQLHGYFIPEPPSEEVELSRDGHPRVLPRIEELLEGQLEAVAGRLNWHLLRAENNGSGAGMTRAEKVRDILSAFRPVTVAEDFRQDLVETTAQARTPEQCVVQGDFEATIFRLAVHDNGVFSSLCKAMPAGACAAIYFDKAQEQSRRLLADFDRYCATGERSDSSSPGGGIYNVDEVIAQLRRCVNRIRVNIVARAPHGSEGAAKALISILEAVTARNKDPLDGNRWGRVSFHGEDEDQRNLYHQLIGSPDLDNDPDAEFFVLDALDILRPSDLSQFKTNLRDILHKIEVDRAPKPYLLRLTALVRAAETGAAPPGSGQKRPAAGNSGGNTKRSR from the exons ATGTCGGCCCCGACCAGGCAGTTCCACAGACTCTCTATCGGTCGAGATATGGCTGGGACGCGCGCCCAGGCCAGGAGGGCACGCACGGCGGGGCCGGACCCTCCCGACGACGACAGTgaccacgacgacgagggGGACGACGAGGGGGCCGACAGCTCGCTAGACGAGAGCTCGAGCGAGGCAGAGGAGAGCGAAGACGAGTCTACCAGCGCTTCGGCCGTGCTAGCCGGGTCGGGAATCACCTATGACTTGGCGCAATTGgactccgagtccgaggCCAGGGCACTCGTGGGGTTGACGGGCCAATTCGACGTCGTTAATTGCCGTGCCACTCGCGTGGGATATGAGTTCCAGCTCTCGGATCGACCGCAGGTGCATCTTGGCCCAGACTCATACGTTTGCACCTGTCCGACCTTCCAGAGCCGGCCGGATGTGGCGTGCCAGCATATATTC TGgatcctcgaccagctccaTGGCTACTTCATCCCGGAACCCCCATCAGAGGAAGTAGAACTATCTCGTGATGGTCATCCACGCGTCCTCCCGCGcatcgaagagctgctgGAAGGCCAGTTAGAAGCGGTGGCCGGCCGGCTCAATTGGCATCTGCTACGAGCTGAAAATAATGGCAGCGGTGCGGGGATGACCCGTGCAGAAAAAGTGCGCGATATCCTGTCTGCGTTCAGGCCCGTGACAGTAGCAGAGGATTTCCGGCAGGATCTGGTAGAAaccacggcgcaggcgcgCACTCCAGAGCAATGCGTGGTCCAGGGAGACTTTGAGGCGACGATCTTCCGGCTGGCCGTGCACGACAACGGGGTCTTCAGCAGTCTGTGCAAGGCGATGCCCGCCGGCGCATGCGCGGCCATCTATTTCGACAAGGCGCAGGAACAGTCACGCCGGCTACTGGCTGACTTTGACCGGTACTGCGCGACAGGCGAGCGTTCCGACAGCTCCAGTCCCGGTGGAGGCATTTACAAcgtcgacgaggtcatcgcgCAACTACGCCGGTGTGTCAATCGCATCCGCGTCAACATCGTCGCCCGCGCACCGCACGGCTCCGAGGGCGCCGCCAAAGCTCTCATCTCCATTCTTGAAGCTGTGACTGCCCGCAACAAAGACCCGCTCGACGGTAACCGCTGGGGCCGGGTCTCCTTCCacggggaggatgaagaccAGCGCAATCTGTACCATCAGTTAATCGGGTCGCCGGACCTGGACAACGACCCTGACGCGGAATTCTTCGTTCTTGACGCTCTGGACATCTTGCGCCCGTCAGACCTGAGCCAGTTCAAAACCAACCTGCGGGATATCCTGCACAAGATCGAGGTTGATCGCGCTCCGAAACCATATCTCCTGCGGTTGACGGCATTGGTCCGTGCCGCTGAGACAGGGGCTGCACCTCCGGGGTCGGGGCAGAAGAGACCAGCTGCTGGGAACTCGGGAGGCAATACGAAACGAAGTCGATGA
- a CDS encoding uncharacterized protein (ID:PFLUO_002676-T1.cds;~source:funannotate), whose protein sequence is MHLGKVLLSFGALGLGALASPDSRGSGSGIGSSHGHGSSGDGSPHGSDGGNPDPIKCQDPPLRKEWRQLNDFEKAEYLGAVHCLTSLKPISPFKGVVNHYDDFQATHADQTPYIHWVGFFILWHRYFVATYEKALREECQYQGAQPYWNWALDASKDENSTAIFETEIFSKTLGFGGNGKYEEATAEQNPFNLTGRTGGGCVEGGAFAPGLFTRNYPTPDCVRRDFIPWIMNSFAQQSLVDHVQAQDDYTSFARAIENIPSFSEPNIHGSGHFGAGGVLGTLGNSAQSPGDPLFFMHHTNLDRILWGWQLKDLPTRFHQVGGPIVPFDYGGKNVTLDFEVNIGTLAPNVTLEQLLNPQGDILCYGYANVEH, encoded by the exons ATGCATCTTGGCAAAGTATTGCTGTCGTTCGGCGCTTTGGGGCTCGGTGCCCTTGCCTCTCCTGACTCCCGTGGCTCTGGTTCCGGTATTGGCTCGTCTCATGGTCATGGGTCTTCTGGTGACGGGAGCCCTCATGGCTCGGATGGAGGGAATCCAGATCCTATCAAATGTCAGGACCCTCCCCTGCGCAAGGAATG GAGGCAATTGAACGATTTTGAGAAGGCCGAGTATTTGGGCGCGGTTCATTGTTTGACAAGCCTGAAGCCTATCTCTCCGTTCAAGGGTGTTGTCAACCACTATGATGACTTCCAAGCCACGCATGCTGACCAAACCCCTTATATTCACTGGGTG GGCTTCTTTATCCTGTGGCATCGGTACTTCGTCGCTACTTATGAGAAAGCTCTCAGGGAGGAGTGCCAGTATCAAGGCGCTCAGCC ATACTGGAACTGGGCCCTGGACGCATCTAAGGATGAGAACTCCACTGCCATCTTCGAGACCGAAATCTTCTCCAAGACTCTTGGATTCGGCGGTAACGGCAAGTATGAAGAGGCAACAGCTGAACAGAACCCCTTTAACCTCACCGGACGCACTGGTGGTGGCTGTGTTGAGGGTGGTGCTTTCGCTCCAGGTCTCTTCACTCGGAATTATCCGACTCCAGATTGTGTCCGTCGCGACTTCATCCCGTGGATCATGAACAGTTTTGCCCAGCAAAGCCTCGTGGACCATGTCCAAGCCCAGGATGACTACACGTCGTTTGCACGAGCAATTGAGAATATCCCAAGTTTCTCTGAGCCCAATATCCACGGAAGCGGTCATTTCGGAGCTGGAGGTGTTTTAGGAACTCTCGGCAATTCAGCCCAAAGTCCCGGTG atcctctcttcttcatgcATCACACCAATCTCGACCGCATCCTCTGGGGTTGGCAGTTGAAAGACCTTCCCACACGGTTCCACCAGGTTGGCGGCCCCATCGTCCCATTTGACTACGGCGGGAAGAACGTCACCCTCGACTTCGAGGTGAACATTGGCACGCTCGCGCCAAATGTGACGCTGGAGCAACTGCTCAACCCCCAGGGCGATATCCTGTGCTACGGCTACGCGAACGTGGAGCATTGA
- a CDS encoding uncharacterized protein (ID:PFLUO_002677-T1.cds;~source:funannotate) — translation MATYISASDGSLQPAFLTVMGILLLLSITSVALRLYCRVFLVHKVGADDYLIMSGLMVTIGMAVMNVFHISYGTGRHIADLPLMKILIPTLKYWYVYQLVYPVAIGLVKFSILAQYYRIFAVKRFQGMVIGVGVFVMVYTIVVIFVNAFECHTKPWRAWSPSFPKGCNNLPAAYFSTAGINILTDVTILIMPLPQLMKLNLHKRRKWALIAIFFTGAFATAASIVRLNALYKYTVTTDVSYDAIYILLWSQIEVNVAIISASAPSLRPMFSNIFKGTSYGRSYGQYRSGSRPFYGGGYGRDRSASRPRITTNIRGGIEMTSRDEENMPPGIVSAQTPRADSNSSQDYILRPNDRAMKTVMVEMRSEHGDD, via the exons ATGGCCACTTACATCTCGGCGAGCGATGGCTCGCTGCAGCCTGCATTCCTTACCGTTATGGGGATTTTGTTATTGCTCTCGATTACGAGTGTCGCGCTGAGACTATACTGCCGCGTTTTCCTTGTCCATAAagtcggcgccgatgattATCTGATTATGAGCGGGTTGATGGTGACGATTGGAATGGCGGTCATGAATGTGTTTCATATCAGCTACGGTACCGG TCGCCACATCGCGGACCTTCCACTCATGAAAATCCTCATCCCCACTCTGAAGTACTGGTATGTGTACCAGCTCGTCTATCCCGTCGCCATTGGGCTGGTCAAATTTAGCATCTTGGCTCAGTACTACcgcatcttcgccgtcaaGAGGTTCCAAGGGATGGTGATTGGTGTCGGGGTTTTTGTGATGGTGTATACTATCGTTGTGATCTTTGTGAAT GCTTTCGAATGCCACACCAAGCCCTGGCGCGCATGGTCGCCGTCGTTCCCTAAGGGCTGTAACAATCTCCCCGCCGCATACTTCTCAACTGCTGGCATCAACATCCTGACTGATGTGACGATTCTTATAATGCCGCTTCCACAACTGATGAAACTCAATCTTCATAAACGGCGGAAGTGGGCTCTCATTGCTATCTTCTTCACCGGAGCCTTTGCCACGGCCGCATCCATTGTCCGGCTCAACGCTCTATATAAGTACACTGTCACTACAGATGTATCATACGACGCCATCTAC ATTCTCCTCTGGTCCCAGATAGAAGTAAACGTGGcgatcatctccgcctcAGCACCATCCCTCCGCCCGATGTTCAGCAACATCTTCAAGGGCACATCCTACGGCCGATCCTACGGCCAATACCGCAGCGGATCCCGCCCCTTCTACGGGGGCGGATATGGACGAGACCGTTCAGCTTCTCGGCCCAGAATAACCACCAATATCCGTGGTGGCATCGAGATGACATCGCGAGACGAGGAAAATATGCCGCCTGGCATTGTCAGTGCCCAGACACCTCGTGCTGATAGTAATAGCAGCCAAGATTATATCTTGAGGCCCAACGATCGTGCTATGAAAACGGTTATGGTTGAGATGAGAAGTGAGCATGGCGATGACTGA
- a CDS encoding uncharacterized protein (ID:PFLUO_002678-T1.cds;~source:funannotate), translating into MAAPDVPKKQKAAVYDQPGTVSTKVVEIDVPEPAAGEVLINLTHSGVCHSDYGVMTNTWKMFPFPTQPGQVGGHEGVGKIAKLGPGCESSGLKVGDRVGIKWIASACGHCQPCQAGADGLCFNQKISGYYYPGTFQQYAVGPASYVTPIPDGLDSAAAAPMLCAGVTVYSALNRSQARPGQWVVISGAGGGLGHIAVQLASKGMGLRVIGIDHGSKEELVKSSGAEHFVDITKFPADDNGTALQKHVQSLTDGLGAHAAVVCTAANAAYAQALPLLRFNGTLVCVGIPEGDPKAIATAFPSSFISKHYTITGSAVGNRTDAIKTLDFAARGIISAHFRTEKMDALTGVFQEMAEGKLQGRVVLDLSG; encoded by the coding sequence atggctgcccCTGACGTTCCTAAGAAGCAAAAGGCCGCCGTCTACGACCAGCCCGGTACAGTCTCGACCAAGGTCGTCGAAATCGACGTCCCGGAGCCTGCCGCCGGCGAGGTCCTGATTAACCTGACACACTCCGGCGTGTGCCACTCGGACTATGGCGTTATGACTAACACATGGAAGATGTTCCCTTTCCCAACCCAGCCAGGCCAAGTCGGCGGCCACGAGGGCGTGGGCAAAATCGCCAAGCTCGGCCCAGGCTGTGAGTCGTCGGGCTTGAAAGTCGGCGATCGCGTTGGTATCAAGTGGATTGCCAGCGCGTGCGGGCACTGCCAGCCCTGTCAGGCCGGCGCCGATGGACTGTGCTTCAACCAAAAGATTTCCGGTTACTATTACCCCGGCACGTTCCAGCAGTACGCTGTGGGGCCCGCCAGCTATGTGACTCCGATCCCGGACGGGCTGGACTCAGCAGCTGCGGCGCCAATGCTCTGCGCTGGTGTGACCGTGTACTCTGCGTTGAACCGCAGCCAAGCACGCCCGGGCCAGTGGGTGGTCATCTCCGGCGCCGGCGGTGGACTGGGCCACATTGCCGTCCAACTCGCGAGCAAGGGCATGGGCCTGCGCGTAATTGGGATTGATCACGGCAGCAAGGAAGAACTCGTCAAGTCCTCCGGCGCGGAGCACTTTGTCGACATCACCAAGTTCCCCGCCGATGATAATGGCACCGCGCTGCAGAAGCACGTCCAGTCGCTGACCGATGGGCTTGGTGCCCACGCCGCAGTGGTGTGCACGGCTGCGAATGCCGCGTATGCACAGgcgctgccgctgctgcgctTTAATGGAACGCTGGTCTGTGTGGGTATTCCGGAGGGTGATCCAAAGGCTATTGCGACGGCGTTCCCATCTAGCTTTATCAGTAAGCACTACACTATCACGGGATCCGCGGTTGGGAACCGGACGGATGCTATTAAGACCCTGGACTTTGCGGCGAGAGGCATTATCTCGGCTCATTTCCGCACTGAGAAGATGGATGCCTTGACCGGTGTCTTccaggagatggccgagggTAAACTCCAGGGCCGTGTGGTGCTGGATTTGTCGGGTTGA